A DNA window from Plodia interpunctella isolate USDA-ARS_2022_Savannah chromosome 12, ilPloInte3.2, whole genome shotgun sequence contains the following coding sequences:
- the IntS11 gene encoding integrator complex subunit 11, producing the protein MPDIKITPLGAGQDVGRSCILLSMGGKNIMLDCGMHMGYNDERRFPDFSYIVPEGPITSQIDCVIISHFHLDHCGALPYMSEMVGYTGPIYMTHPTKAIAPILLEDMRKVAVERKGEANFFTSQMIKDCIKKVTAVTLHQSVMVDNELEIKAYYAGHVLGAAMFWIRVGSQSVVYTGDYNMTPDRHLGAAWIDKCRPDLLITESTYATTIRDSKRCRERDFLKKVHECVEKGGKVLIPVFALGRAQELCILLETYWERMNLKYPVYFALGLTEKANNYYKMFITWTNQKIRKTFVQRNMFDFKHIKPFDKSYIDNPGAMVVFATPGMLHAGLSLNIFKKWAPYEQNMVIMPGFCVQGTVGHKILNGAKKVEFENRQVVEVKMAVEYMSFSAHADAKGIMQLIQYCEPKNVLLVHGEAQKMEFLKDKIEKEFKINCYMPANGETCIINTPTKIPVDVSLRLLKAESVKYNALPPDPKRRRVVNGILCVKDNRLSLLDIDEVCDEIGINRHVIRFTSTVRFEDPGPAVKTAEKLKALLEEKLEGWTITMSEGNISVESVLIKIEGDESTKSIYVSWTNQDEDLGSYILGLLQSMVQES; encoded by the coding sequence ATGCCTGATATCAAGATAACGCCACTAGGAGCGGGCCAAGACGTAGGCCGAAGTTGTATTTTACTTTCAATGGGaggcaaaaatataatgttagaTTGCGGCATGCATATGGGCTATAACGATGAGCGGCGGTTTCCAGACTTCTCGTACATAGTGCCTGAGGGCCCCATCACGAGTCAGATCGACTGCGTCATCATCTCGCACTTCCACCTCGACCACTGCGGAGCACTACCCTACATGTCCGAGATGGTAGGCTACACCGGGCCCATTTACATGACGCATCCCACAAAGGCCATAGCACCTATTTTGCTTGAAGACATGAGAAAAGTCGCCGTCGAAAGAAAAGGAGAGGCGAATTTTTTTACCTCACAAATGATTAAggattgtataaaaaaagttacagcCGTAACTTTGCACCAGTCTGTGATGGTTGATAATGAACTAGAAATTAAAGCCTACTATGCAGGTCATGTACTAGGAGCTGCTATGTTTTGGATTCGTGTGGGCTCTCAATCTGTGGTGTACACAGGAGACTACAACATGACCCCTGACCGACATCTGGGTGCAGCTTGGATTGACAAGTGTAGACCGGACTTACTTATAACTGAGTCAACATATGCTACAACTATAAGAGATTCAAAGCGCTGCCGTGAGAGAGATTTCCTGAAAAAAGTACATGAGTGTGTTGAGAAGGGAGGCAAGGTACTAATTCCAGTGTTTGCTCTGGGGAGAGCACAGGAACTATGTATTTTGCTAGAAACTTACTGGGAGagaatgaatttaaaatatccagTATATTTTGCTCTGGGCTTAACTGAAAAggcaaataattattacaaaatgtttatcaCTTGGACCAATCAAAAGATAAGGAAAACCTTTGTCCAGAGAAACATGTTtgattttaaacatataaaaccATTTGACAAGTCCTACATTGATAACCCGGGAGCTATGGTGGTTTTTGCAACTCCTGGGATGTTGCATGCAGGGCTatctttgaatattttcaaaaagtggGCACCCTATGAACAGAACATGGTGATTATGCCAGGCTTCTGTGTTCAAGGAACAGTTGGTCACAAGATTTTGAATGGTGCTAAAAAAGTTGAATTCGAAAATAGGCAAGTTGTGGAAGTGAAAATGGCTGTAGAGTACATGTCTTTCTCAGCTCATGCTGATGCCAAGGGTATAATGCAGCTCATCCAATATTGTGAGCCCAAGAATGTTCTGCTGGTGCATGGAGAGGCTCAGAAAATGGAATTTCTCAAAGATAAGATTGAGAAAGAATTTAAGATCAACTGTTACATGCCAGCAAATGGTGAGACCTGTATCATAAACACTCCCACTAAAATACCTGTTGATGTGTCATTGAGACTGCTGAAGGCAGAGTCTGTCAAATATAATGCTCTTCCTCCAGATCCCAAGAGGCGCCGTGTTGTCAATGGTATTCTATGTGTGAAAGATAATAGACTTTCATTGCTCGATATTGATGAAGTATGTGATGAGATTGGTATCAACAGACATGTTATTCGTTTCACAAGCACTGTGAGGTTTGAGGATCCCGGACCAGCTGTCAAGACTGCAGAGAAATTGAAGGCTCTCCTTGAGGAGAAGCTGGAGGGCTGGACCATTACAATGTCTGAGGGAAACATATCTGTGGAGTCTGTGCTTATTAAAATAGAAGGGGATGAGAGTACTAAGAGCATCTACGTCTCCTGGACCAATCAAGATGAGGATTTAGGCAGCTATATTTTAGGGCTACTTCAATCTATGGTTCAAGAATCTTAG
- the LOC128674104 gene encoding ribosome biogenesis protein BOP1 homolog, whose product MPPFKSGLLKRKSSTQETKICSPKNESDEEGGWSEDGELISGALDGGEDSSDSEHDPDGDAGSDHEQDEVLFDDDVDSTLGDEEGPGSGSDESSDLTDSEEDGESDDVSDDENDIENDNSGDNDDEDVVSSEDSGAESGVGLTASSDEADKTQKISKIQKQSKAARFAGSDKEQKQKQPKATDTDGKKEKQQKAEGAHKSSINMLSEKIKETSANIKPVEEKDEYESGDTSDEEDRRNPAGAVPAWWYREYAHVGYDLDGRRLMRPPARDLIDEFLRKCEDPEFWRTVQDPTTGQDVRLSAQDLQLIHRIRTGQLPNAEHDEYEPWVEWFSREVLATPVRAFPEHKRSFLPSRSEQKQISKIVHALKMGWTKTRKEIAKERQKRKEKQFYNLWAPADAERRPRDHKHIAAPKRPPPSHAESYNPPPEYLLDAKEMKEWERQAQTPWKRKYSFLPSRHSSVRAVAAWPRFVRERFLRCLDLYLAPRAIKMRLTIRPEELVPKLPSPRELQPFPTSEGLVLRGHAALVRAADFDPSGQYVVSGADDGTVRVWETSTGRCLRTIQVSPEPAPVTAVAWTPARGLALVAAAAGARLLLLSPGAGVGAHRVADRTDQLLMEPPPHNVTMDERTASCVQWQGADADEWARGLRLAVTHFRPVTHVSWHARGDYVLTTLSAGASRSVVVHQLSRRASQLPFSRARGLVQCAVFHPTKPLIFVATQRVVRVYDLVKQELVRKLQPGAQWISALAVHPTGDHLLVASYDRKCLWFDLELSARPYQTLRLHGRAVRSISFHPRYPLFASAGDDPYIVVSHGRVYSDLLQNPLLVPLKQLPARGRQDLHVLDLRWHPTQPWLLAANADHTLALYT is encoded by the exons atgcctcCGTTCAAAAGTGGTTTACTAAAAAGGAAAAGTTCTAcacaagaaacaaaaatatgcagTCCAAAAAACGAGTCTGACGAAGAG GGTGGATGGTCGGAAGATGGCGAGCTGATCAGCGGCGCGCTGGACGGTGGGGAGGACTCCTCGGACTCTGAACACGATCCCGACGGTGACGCCGGCTCCGACCACGAACAAGAT GAAGTGCTGTTTGATGATGATGTGGATTCAACACTTGGTGATGAAGAAGGCCCTGGGAGTGGATCAGATGAATCATCA GATTTGACAGATTCTGAAGAAGATGGTGAGTCTGATGATGTTTCTGATGATGAAAATGATATTGAAAATGACAACAGTGGTGATAATGACGATGAGGATGTAGTATCGAGTGAAGACAGTGGTGCAGAGTCTGGTGTGGGTCTCACGGCCTCCAGTGATGAAGCAGACAAGACACAGAAGATAAGTAAAATTCAGAAGCAGAGCAAGGCTGCAAGATTTGCAGGCAGTGATAAGGAGCAGAAACAGAAGCAACCGAAAGCAACAGACACTGATGGGAAGAAAGAGAAACAACAAAAGGCAGAGGGAGCACATAAGAGCAGCATTAACATGCTGTCTGAGAAGATAAAGGAAACTAGTGCTAATATAAAACCTGTAGAAGAGAAAG ATGAGTACGAGTCCGGGGACACGTCGGACGAGGAGGACCGACGCAACCCCGCGGGCGCCGTGCCCGCGTGGTGGTACCGCGAGTACGCGCACGTCGGCTACGACCTCGACGGCCGCCGCTTGATGCGCCCGCCCGCCCGCGATCTGATCGACGAGTTTCTCAG GAAATGCGAGGACCCGGAGTTCTGGCGCACGGTGCAGGACCCGACGACCGGGCAGGACGTGCGGCTGAGCGCGCAGGACCTGCAGCTCATACACCGCATCCGCACTGGACAGCTGCCCAACGCTGAACATGACGAATACGAG CCCTGGGTGGAATGGTTCTCGCGCGAAGTCCTGGCCACTCCCGTGCGGGCGTTCCCGGAGCACAAGCGGTCGTTCCTGCCGTCCCGGTCCGAACAGAAGCAGATCAGCAAGATCGTCCATGCGCTCAAGATGGGCTGGACTAAGACCAGGAAGGAGATCGCAAAGGAGCGACAGAAAAGAAAG GAGAAGCAGTTCTACAACCTGTGGGCCCCCGCGGACGCGGAGCGGCGGCCGCGCGACCACAAGCACATCGCAGCGCCCAAGCGGCCGCCGCCCTCGCACGCCGAGAGCTACAACCCGCCGCCCGAGTATCTGCTCGATGCCAAGGAG ATGAAGGAGTGGGAGCGACAGGCGCAGACGCCGTGGAAGCGCAAGTACTCGTTCCTGCCCTCGCGGCACAGCAGCGTGCGCGCGGTGGCCGCGTGGCCGCGCTTCGTGCGCGAGCGCTTCCTGCGCTGCCTCGACCTCTACCTCGCGCCGCGCGCGATCAAGATGCGG CTGACGATCAGGCCCGAGGAGCTGGTCCCGAAGCTGCCGTCGCCGCGCGAGCTGCAGCCGTTCCCGACGAGCGAGGGCCTCGTGCTGCGCGGACACGCGGCGCTGGTGCGCGCGGCCGACTTCGACCCCAGCGGCCAGTACGTCGTCTCCGGCGCTGACGACGGCACCGTCCGGG TGTGGGAGACGAGTACGGGCCGCTGTCTGCGCACGATCCAGGTGTCTCCGGAGCCGGCGCCGGTGACCGCGGTGGCGTGGACGCCGGCGCGGGGACTGGCGCTggtggcggcggcggcgggcgcgcgGCTGCTGCTGCTCAGTCCCGGCGCCGGCGTCGGCGCGCACCGCGTGGCCGACAGGACGGACCAGCTGTTGATGGAGCCCCCGCCTCACAACGTGACCA TGGACGAGCGCACTGCTTCGTGCGTGCAGTGGCAGGGGGCAGACGCGGACGAGTGGGCGCGCGGCCTGCGGCTGGCAGTCACGCACTTCCGGCCCGTCACACAC GTGTCGTGGCACGCGCGCGGGGACTACGTGCTGACGACGCTGAGCGCGGGCGCGTCGCGCTCGGTGGTGGTGCACCAGCTGTCGCGTCGCGCCTCGCAGCTTCCCTTCAGCCGCGCGCGCGGGCTCGTGCAGTGCGCCGTCTTCCACCCCACCAAGCCGCTCATATTCGTCGCC ACTCAGCGCGTGGTGCGCGTGTACGACCTGGTGAAGCAGGAGCTGGTCCGCAAGCTGCAGCCCGGCGCTCAGTGGATCTCCGCGCTGGCCGTGCATCCCACCGGCGACCACCTGCTGGTGGCCTCCTACGACCGCAAGTGTCTCTG GTTTGACCTGGAGCTGTCGGCGCGCCCGTACCAAACGCTGCGGTTACACGGACGCGCGGTGCGGAGTATTTCATTCCACCCGCGATACCCACTGTTCGCGAGCGCGGGCGATGACCCCTACATCGTCGTCAGTCACGGACGGGTTTACAG CGATTTGCTGCAGAACCCGCTGCTGGTCCCGCTGAAGCAGCTGCCTGCGCGCGGCCGGCAGGACCTGCACGTGCTGGACCTGCGCTGGCACCCTACGCAGCCGTGGCTGCTGGCCGCCAACGCCGACCACACGCTGGCGCTCTACACCTAG